ttttcactgtggagatcgctggcattctgtgcagaggagatggagacattaactatgttgctatcaggccattccacatttccagaaatttcagcaaaacaaaggaaaggacagtagctgagacaatgtctttcctgacatccatgaggcataagctacaaatacacggtagagttcagagccatgatgaatttgacttgggccttggttgagatgatatgctgatataaatcagcatgtctatttgctttgtttgtttcatttcataggttcacctttgactgcagctgctcaggttaagaaagatggggcccgccatgacagtgagatttgtccgccctaagttattttgtttaaaagctagatgtctatttcacacctaatcgcatcctaaaatcagttctgaggaagatcagatgcatctgcctccagagacattcatttttttctgcagaagagcctagagtgactaagtcagggttaaacttgctgacttccatcggcattaaataggtgacttcctccctcagtttcccaattcgtaaatgaaggatttttttgactgactgacttggtaattcactgacatctgttaaaacatgcaaattcttgcaaagaggctttattcactggatttccagtgatgaaatttctggtgagataggacttggagggtcatcaagaggtcacccaggacatcttctgtccctataaaaacttcatcgtaaccactcctgagagaaatgagcccaacctgtccttaaaagactcctgtgataggaattctttaccatccctggaggatggtgactcttcctacagcttgaggtttctttctttttttctttaatgaagatttctcttttacatgttttttggaatacacagaagtgaaaaaaggagagaaaatatctagattacaaatggactgttttagcattcacaatgctaggaggccagagcagtggacctaatggccctttacacatgggaaatccatacaactatcagcttggagtaaggaagaactccgagaagtgttagctggatagttccatgcatatgcttgtccagttgaatactcagctactcctttgactgttatttcttatggagaaaccctgaaatgcctttgtgatatcattataaaagcattgactgacaactgtttctttaaaatatatttacttaaacttttcagtcaagacagaactcattctcctcctttgcccctttctttcatgccttcccttcaccaagcctccacccctccctcctccagccccaagagccctgcaggtggaagatttcctgggagagggttaaagttTGGTATGCTTTTTTTCTCAGCCcttcttgcagctgctggggtatgaaagcatcattcagcacacccaggtcacatcatccacacagcctattaaaccacttctcacataggcaggaaacatcaagatacacttgtgacacacgaaagcaagtaataaattagatgggattggattatacactaacagccacctcctaagcaagtcttggaagctttccagaagccattctatgttctttaaaggtgctgtgctctaacacattcataccagggaagacagaagttgaggagataaagctgtacagcccttacacaaaatattagatctctaaacacaggtgaggtaagttttgcagcttctctggcttctcgctttgcttcgcttcgctttgctttgctttgctttgctttcctcttccttttcctttcttcttgcacaaatgtgaaaatacagaaaggaacttccactgaagttatcaactgtctctagttatctttggctagaatcatatacagagctagttctacagccgcagattagattgcttcaatattattcttttgtttcccataaccacctgagattttagggaagaatgcatgcagtaaggagatggtgcaatttctcaccctttttgagatgttaagagtacacatgagattcattttattttgcagctgattgcattatgtcatatagctcaggtctatccctgcaaaggcacttgaagagataagccataattggtggcaatcctctactgaattagtcattctagtaaccctcttaaagtcaacagtgagaaacgggtacctgcagcacatgattcatcgcatctacaagtagactggtcaggtgtaatatgcctagcttaggtacaggtgcctacctggcttaggtcgatgagatgagatcagacagatgggtagtttgttaaatgcagtttggtggtgatggaaaggaccttatcaagcaagacacatagccgagctgtctgaattgtgaatcggtccttttgtagatgcacaccttgtttctagctcaggaatttgccatctgctggtatttaggcatacagtttcccctgaccatttctctcttggtcactcctttctgactgcctaaatatggccctgcgattgctgtggtatgcttccagtcatgctctggcttggatggagcccagctatttcttttcgactgggtactgcacagccataaaggtgtgctcatttcatccctgtcatttattttgttgagaagtctacgtcgttgctcagtagaaggaagaggggtagaagggatcacgacctggtaagacgagggagaaactgacctcccgttgttcttactgatcctcttccttgtagaaatatctgaaggggaaccatccatgcaaagtttaccgttctgcttgaaaaactttcatctagtgtaagtacaactctaagcataggaaaagtccctaactttgcccacttcctctctcggcttcactttgtgggtttgaaagtaatcttgggttttctcagtttcagtgtttcctgtggatgcttgatccctttgtggctgcacgagaatttctgattatgctgcagattgaagtagttggtagataacttggcttaactgaatcattccgccgatttgctcacagatcaccagtacaaatgttgtgatgtaattctgcaggacttaaaatggtgcattttaacaccagctgacggggaatgttttgatgctagaaggaagcccatacagtggatatttttattaaaagagtgcctgcttttggctgaccttaaactctctgtgaagagtttcatctggtggttcccagacttctttgaccaagggaattctggtggtctgcgtgcataatggcaagctagaaatgttacactctttctaaagatgtaggctactcatttattagtgacatgtaatgctcgatgggttgtagctggaatacagggtgaaccaaagaagtcccatgtttatgctggaatgtgaccttgtctcgaatgagaaactgtatggatgtagaaatgcctagggacaaggagctcagccataacctaaaacaggtggatggcattacaaaaagctctgagctactttcagggaccaaaaggaattattctctaaaggtcattctaacctggtgctgctaatttgcttaagctcctcatagtgagtggaggtaaaaagggttctgcaaaggaccctaatttagtcattctgaatcagcctatgaatcagacttatactggctgttgaaggagtttagttagattagcttcattaagctaagttaacccttgaaagcatcacgcagagtgtatcaaaaatcatactaggtaaaatcactacagtgctgggacagatctcacaagagtctttcattcttccttcctctgatagaaacaatgctgagatttagaacaatgtcaaatactacattaagtcatatgtgtcttttttccccctccatgatagataaccttcccagaactcatttttcagcctgtgacatttcatatttatgtttcaaaatgtatatacacaagagagttcttttatctgcctgtggttacatttcccttctaaacaagaattcaaacatcatgtgtacttataaagcaaatcatcattctgagcaatatttccaggtattctaaaagacacccattttacaaagattgctgtcagggactttgtctcccctgagggcaaacatgctgcattatctgccttgtagtgcccaaggtgaacactctggccttgtccttagtgcatggaaggctatcggccatggagccagtccttcaaaatcctggaggaccaggattaaggaacatatcacagaatgcacctatctctgtgccaccaaagccatggcagaagctttgtactgtggagaattaagtagctgtgaaaaaaaaaaatacatgacagaaactaaacacttcataagcttaatactaatgctatatctttcttggtttgtatccacttctgatatagaactcattattaataatgaaaaaaatgctgatgaatcatgtgtctgtctttgttttcccaggggtataagctgtatattgcatattggcagccgtctgatcaacatggagaatgtaagcagtgtgaaggaattcattcttctgggcctttcaaagaaccaaggggtgcagaaaatgtgttttgtggtgtttttgttcttctatattgttactgtggcaggaaatctgctcatcgttgtcactgtagttagcagtcaaagtctgaactcccccatgtatttcttcctctgccacctgtccattgcagatctttgcttctcttctgtcacagctccccaaatgattgctgacttccttgttgagaagaaaaccatttcctttgggggttgcatggcacagctatttgggtttcatatctccggcggtgctgagatcttcatcctcacagtgatggcctatgatcgctactttgccatatgcagacccctgcactacaccaccctcatgaccaggcgtgtgtgtggctggatggcgatgggttcatgggtggggggctttgtgcactccctggtgcagaccctcataaccgttagcctccctttttgtggccccaacaaaattgaccactacttctgtgatgtccaccccctactacaactggcctgtacagacacctatgttgcgggcatcattgttgttgccaatactggaatgatttgtttggtctctttcatcatcctggtcacgtcctacattgtcattttgttttccttgaaaaggcaaacgtccaaagggcggtacaaagccctctccacctgtgggtcccacattactgtggtgattctcttctttgggccatccacattcacctacatacgcccatccagcagtctctcggaggacaagagggtagctgtgttttacactgtcatcacacccatgctgaacccactcatctacacgctgagaaatgaggagatgaaaagtgccatgagaaaactgtggaatagaaaagtttggcgtgaaaagggtgaggtgtagaactgtggtaacattttctcaggagctgagaaaatcaagtctctctcactataattccattttggaaaatttactgaaagctcccttttgaagaaaagcttggttttagctgttgcagtaattaggaagaccctgaaagttcatgttttgattggaatggcattgtaaactctgtgactagcagggattccctttatgttctctttttgaatagcacaggcccaggactggggcttccaagcactgctgagacaccagcaaataaataaatgaatgctgtcaaaaaaattaaaatgtgttccaggcagagcatcccattagtccgagctctcccaggtgtaaactttccgtcagacaaactccatctactctgcagtctactcagctaggaaacgatggcccaaggtgtctgcaaggctgttggtcacctgctgctggaagcaattgtaccaaaggcttccttcccctttactttggagtaaatgccttcttaggagtactgcattgtcatatgctgaatccatgggttagcaattaaactgctgatattagatgctggctgggtcatttgctgatgcacatgatatgaggagaagcttctccccttcccattccagtgcaactctcttcctttctgcagcagttcacctatcactaatgccctccttcctaaccatcccctctgcccttcatctcggcctcagattttgcattttactgtttattactaatagcgaatcaaagatccaagtgaaagataaattgctcaccgtaggaaattgtcgccaccaaaggacgcattggggggcacaattttatgtgtcaatgaaaaaaaagagctgtttgggaataattcctgtacgcaggataactcctagcccaacagggcacatctacaggcccaggcaaaggaagaaacatgtattccaagggaatagctggagcagctactcctgcaggagggaagagaagaaatgtgaagatggaagattaaatcatctcagagccagccaaagctgccacagggaggttagttgtagcagctaaggttctccacaaggacgaaggagccacgaggagccacgggaccctgactcctaccttgccaggaggaaaagagcaaatgagctgcgtgaggaagaaagacatctgtgtaatgtactctgaaagtaactaacgcactttctttttccttccttcacttcatgttccctataaacacttgcttgcacttgtgttgcaccttaacatggcttaagtgtgattcaagataagaaggtgttccctgcacaggagagcggcagatctacagaccaaaccctgggacaatgtcacaaatgctctggttccccgaatgtcctctgctctatgcagggggtgcatttgcaaaatcttgcacatggtcagccatgacgttgattttaaatagaaatgtttccaaaagaagcacatagctaatactaaatgaagtccatttatctggacagcactggaaagcaagcaagaaagcaagcaaacctccacacaatgtgacattgtctaggtgatcacgctccagagtcaccctgtagagattactctaatagctgtccaaaatacatattttagctccctgttcactgattctttctgacaaagaaaacttcacatgcctctgggatctcattgcttctggtaagcttgtgcttctgctgtgcaatttacttgaaatatttctgccacaacttccccatctggagagagagagagagagagagagttgttcttgcagatgctcttggaagttgtttttgcagaatgagaaatggagctagacattcaggctgtccgtttcatcctctgtagctttcagccctggcagagatgtggactgctctcgtgacacataagaagcagcttggagctgagaggttttgatgaaactgcctgaagtggtccaagaaggtcatcagaggagaatagcaggcaaactgttggagactagcaaatacaaactgtgtgagttttctgatcttgcttctttgttttgttcaagcatgactatgaaatcctgcctttgaaaagaggcatcactgttgagtggcttttgtgaggtgcattttatgaagtagaaagaactcaaatttttttttaccctttgttttaattggtgtcttctttgcttatttttcagttatatgccatttccagaaatatctgtcaaaagcaagtttctggtgttacagagtcaaggagtcaataggtagctgcagcacttcctatatACTCAATCTTGACTTTGGGATGAAGATCCcagaggacttgccagtattgtggacattgttatgcagttcttgctgtctatcttttcaatgtagaaactgaacactagtgatacttgcgtactgcacagagtgcagcaaaggtgaatacaagatgtagcccaaTACAGcgcatataggacaatgactctcctgcttcaggtttcctggcatcccttgaacatggtctgatttcacttagggcgccttaaagacagtttgtgcctaaaggcacatctctgctaaacagacatgaggtaggtgtccactttacctcctccagaaggatctacactgatagttgaagtgatgttaattagccagctgccttgtgtcatgatgtgaacactgatgtttgcacaaaaatgcatggacattctaccagagtc
This is a stretch of genomic DNA from Apteryx mantelli isolate bAptMan1 chromosome 4, bAptMan1.hap1, whole genome shotgun sequence. It encodes these proteins:
- the LOC136991917 gene encoding olfactory receptor 4S2-like is translated as MENVSSVKEFILLGLSKNQGVQKMCFVVFLFFYIVTVAGNLLIVVTVVSSQSLNSPMYFFLCHLSIADLCFSSVTAPQMIADFLVEKKTISFGGCMAQLFGFHISGGAEIFILTVMAYDRYFAICRPLHYTTLMTRRVCGWMAMGSWVGGFVHSLVQTLITVSLPFCGPNKIDHYFCDVHPLLQLACTDTYVAGIIVVANTGMICLVSFIILVTSYIVILFSLKRQTSKGRYKALSTCGSHITVVILFFGPSTFTYIRPSSSLSEDKRVAVFYTVITPMLNPLIYTLRNEEMKSAMRKLWNR